One genomic window of Pseudokineococcus lusitanus includes the following:
- a CDS encoding NAD(P)/FAD-dependent oxidoreductase: MAAVEQTDRAEYVVVGGGMVADAAARGIRDRDPDGRVLVLGDDVDPPYTRPALSKKLWIDPDFTEADNDCGTAADTGAEVRTGVRVTAVDTAARTVTTDAGDVVGYGSLLLATGGRPSSGPLEPGPRVIAFRTAQDYRDLRQLAGDGRHVVVVGGSYIGTEIAAALAQNDTRVTLVMPDEVLGASMFPPRLAEHFQRMFAGAGVTLRPGTRVTGGTAGDDGVEVTLDDGSTLAADAVVLGLGITPSTELAEAAGLAVDDGVVVDGTLRTSDPHVFAAGDVAQYRDPLLGVTRVEHVDNAKTMGQAVGELMAGRTEPYDHTPFFYSQVLGTRYEAVGTLDGSARTVEDWATDAGPEGEGVVYYLDEDGRVTGVLLWDVAERVEQAKEVLADRAPQTEEQLRGRITAG; encoded by the coding sequence GTGGCAGCGGTGGAGCAGACGGACCGGGCGGAGTACGTCGTCGTCGGCGGCGGGATGGTGGCCGACGCGGCCGCCCGCGGCATCAGGGACCGTGACCCGGACGGGCGGGTGCTCGTCCTCGGCGACGACGTCGACCCGCCGTACACGCGGCCGGCGCTGTCGAAGAAGCTCTGGATCGACCCGGACTTCACCGAGGCCGACAACGACTGCGGCACGGCCGCGGACACCGGCGCCGAGGTCCGCACGGGTGTCCGCGTCACGGCCGTCGACACCGCCGCGCGGACGGTGACGACCGACGCGGGCGACGTCGTCGGCTACGGCTCCCTGCTCCTGGCCACGGGCGGGCGGCCCTCGAGCGGACCCCTCGAGCCCGGCCCGCGCGTCATCGCCTTCCGGACGGCGCAGGACTACCGGGACCTGCGGCAGCTGGCCGGCGACGGGCGGCACGTCGTCGTCGTGGGCGGCAGCTACATCGGCACGGAGATCGCCGCGGCGCTCGCGCAGAACGACACGCGGGTGACCCTCGTCATGCCGGACGAGGTCCTGGGCGCGTCGATGTTCCCGCCGCGCCTCGCCGAGCACTTCCAGCGCATGTTCGCGGGCGCCGGCGTCACCCTGCGGCCGGGCACGCGGGTGACCGGCGGCACCGCGGGCGACGACGGGGTCGAGGTCACGCTCGACGACGGCAGCACCCTCGCCGCCGACGCGGTCGTGCTCGGCCTCGGCATCACGCCGTCGACGGAGCTGGCCGAGGCCGCGGGGCTCGCGGTGGACGACGGCGTCGTCGTCGACGGGACGCTGCGCACCTCGGACCCGCACGTGTTCGCCGCGGGCGACGTCGCGCAGTACCGCGACCCGCTGCTGGGCGTCACGCGGGTCGAGCACGTCGACAACGCGAAGACCATGGGGCAGGCCGTCGGCGAGCTCATGGCCGGCCGGACCGAGCCCTACGACCACACGCCGTTCTTCTACTCGCAGGTGCTCGGCACGCGGTACGAGGCCGTCGGCACCCTCGACGGCTCGGCGCGGACGGTCGAGGACTGGGCCACCGACGCCGGCCCGGAGGGCGAGGGGGTCGTCTACTACCTCGACGAGGACGGCCGCGTCACCGGCGTGCTGCTGTGGGACGTCGCCGAGCGGGTCGAGCAGGCGAAGGAGGTCCTCGCGGACCGGGCGCCGCAGACCGAGGAGCAGCTGCGCGGGCGGATCACGGCCGGCTGA
- the ftsX gene encoding permease-like cell division protein FtsX, whose protein sequence is MRLAFILSEIGIGLRRNLAMTISVVLVTFVSLTFVGAGALMQQQVRTMQGDWYDRVQVSIFLCTQDSSSASCAGAATDEDKAAIEGALTSPPLSEYVSEVEFETREEAFAQFQEQFAGEQLSASVTPEQLPESFRVGLQDPEEFAVISDSFTGQTGVEQVVDQREVLEPFFDVLNGLTAASLALAGIMLVAAVLLIGTTIRLAAFNRRRETGIMRLVGASSAVLQLPFLLEGVIAVALGAVLATGALLLGVHYGVTGWAAQQVPAFDYITTADVWATAPWLLLGGVVMASVASLVSLSRYLKV, encoded by the coding sequence ATGAGGCTCGCGTTCATCCTCTCGGAGATCGGCATCGGCCTGCGCCGCAACCTCGCGATGACGATCTCCGTCGTCCTCGTGACCTTCGTGTCGCTGACCTTCGTCGGCGCCGGGGCGCTCATGCAGCAGCAGGTCCGCACCATGCAGGGCGACTGGTACGACCGCGTCCAGGTGTCGATCTTCCTCTGCACGCAGGACAGCTCCTCCGCGAGCTGCGCCGGCGCCGCCACGGACGAGGACAAGGCGGCCATCGAGGGCGCGCTCACCTCGCCGCCGCTGTCGGAGTACGTCTCCGAGGTCGAGTTCGAGACGCGCGAGGAGGCCTTCGCGCAGTTCCAGGAGCAGTTCGCCGGCGAGCAGCTGAGCGCGTCGGTGACGCCCGAGCAGCTGCCCGAGTCCTTCCGGGTGGGGCTGCAGGACCCGGAGGAGTTCGCGGTCATCAGCGACAGCTTCACGGGCCAGACGGGCGTCGAGCAGGTGGTCGACCAGCGCGAGGTGCTGGAGCCCTTCTTCGACGTCCTCAACGGCCTGACCGCCGCCTCCCTGGCCCTCGCGGGAATCATGCTGGTCGCCGCGGTGCTGCTCATCGGGACCACGATCCGGCTCGCCGCCTTCAACCGGCGCCGCGAGACGGGCATCATGCGCCTGGTGGGTGCCTCCAGCGCCGTCCTCCAGCTGCCGTTCCTGCTGGAGGGCGTCATCGCCGTCGCCCTCGGGGCGGTGCTGGCCACGGGCGCGCTCCTGCTCGGGGTGCACTACGGCGTGACCGGCTGGGCCGCCCAGCAGGTCCCGGCGTTCGACTACATCACCACCGCCGACGTGTGGGCGACCGCTCCCTGGTTGCTCCTCGGCGGCGTCGTCATGGCGAGCGTCGCGTCGCTCGTGTCCCTGTCCCGCTACCTGAAGGTCTGA
- a CDS encoding M23 family metallopeptidase, giving the protein MRTPAPTSTPSAAPAAGATGRRRCLRPTATALGLALAVSLAPSAPVWAAPTPGTTSESATADKKAVDSALHALQEDLVGTSDELTSAYAEYAAVQEQLPGAQRAADLAARVQAEAQAAADDLAQRLTASQTAMTAARESVAETEQAMADSHTSLGRIAASAYRSSRTPQGLAIAMGSTSPDEFASRSAAVSGLSEAEADALAELSTDEAVRRSATTRLTAVAEQVEALRAEAEQQLDVATQAAEDAAARKAEVEALAARQQAAVSTIESRQAEEEARLAELQRESDELGDQLREIAEVEARRDAERRAAEEAARAASSGAGSSSSSADRLSSPPAVSRSTRADTGGTLLRPAGRISSPFGMRMHPIKGYMRMHNGQDFAAGCGTPVLAAEDGEIVSAGYNGSYGNITVINHGTLRGQQVATAYAHMQSFTKRSGSVQRGEVIGYEGTTGGSTGCHVHFEVRVSGSPVNPMNWV; this is encoded by the coding sequence ATGCGCACCCCTGCCCCCACGTCGACCCCGTCCGCGGCCCCCGCCGCCGGGGCCACCGGGCGCCGCCGCTGCCTGCGGCCGACCGCGACCGCCCTCGGCCTGGCCCTGGCCGTCTCCCTCGCCCCGTCGGCGCCCGTCTGGGCGGCTCCGACGCCGGGCACGACGAGCGAGTCGGCCACGGCGGACAAGAAGGCCGTCGACTCGGCCCTCCACGCGCTGCAGGAGGACCTCGTCGGCACGTCGGACGAGCTCACGTCCGCCTACGCCGAGTACGCGGCCGTCCAGGAGCAGCTGCCCGGCGCCCAGCGCGCCGCGGACCTCGCGGCCCGCGTGCAGGCCGAGGCGCAGGCCGCGGCCGACGACCTCGCCCAGCGGCTCACCGCGTCGCAGACGGCGATGACGGCGGCCCGGGAGTCGGTCGCGGAGACCGAGCAGGCCATGGCGGACTCGCACACGTCGCTCGGCCGGATCGCGGCGTCGGCGTACCGCAGCAGCCGGACCCCGCAGGGGCTCGCCATCGCCATGGGCTCGACCAGCCCCGACGAGTTCGCCTCCCGCTCGGCGGCCGTCTCCGGCCTGTCCGAGGCCGAGGCCGACGCGCTCGCCGAGCTGAGCACCGACGAGGCCGTGCGCCGCAGCGCCACGACCCGCCTCACCGCCGTCGCCGAGCAGGTCGAGGCGCTGCGCGCCGAGGCCGAGCAGCAGCTCGACGTCGCCACGCAGGCCGCGGAGGACGCGGCCGCCCGCAAGGCCGAGGTCGAGGCGCTCGCCGCCCGCCAGCAGGCCGCCGTCTCGACCATCGAGTCGCGGCAGGCCGAGGAGGAGGCGCGTCTCGCCGAGCTCCAGCGCGAGTCGGACGAGCTGGGCGACCAGCTCCGCGAGATCGCCGAGGTCGAGGCCCGCCGCGACGCCGAGCGCCGTGCCGCCGAGGAGGCCGCCCGCGCCGCGTCCTCCGGCGCCGGGTCGTCGTCCTCGTCCGCCGACCGCCTCTCGTCGCCGCCGGCCGTCAGCCGCAGCACGCGGGCCGACACCGGCGGGACGCTGCTGCGGCCGGCCGGCCGCATCTCCTCGCCGTTCGGCATGCGCATGCACCCGATCAAGGGCTACATGCGCATGCACAACGGCCAGGACTTCGCGGCCGGCTGCGGCACCCCGGTCCTCGCGGCCGAGGACGGCGAGATCGTGTCGGCCGGCTACAACGGCAGCTACGGCAACATCACCGTCATCAACCACGGGACGCTCCGCGGCCAGCAGGTCGCCACGGCCTACGCCCACATGCAGTCCTTCACCAAGCGGTCCGGCTCGGTGCAGCGCGGCGAGGTCATCGGCTACGAGGGCACGACCGGCGGCTCCACCGGCTGCCACGTGCACTTCGAGGTCCGCGTCAGCGGGTCGCCCGTGAACCCGATGAACTGGGTCTGA
- a CDS encoding NADP-dependent oxidoreductase — translation MSAAGSRQWTLLARPQGHLRDGDVRLDEVQVPDPGPGEVRVRNTWLSVDPWTRSQMDEAPTYVPSFPLGSPVEAEAVGVVEAVGVGVEGVHEGDEVLHGKGWREVSLVDAADARVLDTSVVPAQTWLGVLGTTGLTAYVGLLDVAGFREGDVVLVSGAAGAVGSVAGQVARLRGASAVVGLAGTPEKVRWLLDDAGFTAAADYHDAPPEQLLTDLLPGGADVYFDNVAGPTLEAAIPRMRTHGRIALCGAISGYGSTDEPAGPSTFHLARGKRLTMRGFLVGDHLDRTDAFVADMTRWIAAGELAHRETVVDGVEATYEALRGLLAGANTGKMLVRLPSGA, via the coding sequence GTGAGCGCAGCCGGCAGCCGTCAGTGGACCCTCCTCGCCCGCCCGCAGGGCCACCTCCGTGACGGGGACGTCCGTCTCGACGAGGTGCAGGTGCCCGACCCGGGCCCGGGCGAGGTGCGGGTGCGCAACACCTGGCTGTCGGTCGACCCGTGGACCCGCAGCCAGATGGACGAGGCGCCCACGTACGTGCCGTCCTTCCCGCTCGGCTCGCCGGTCGAGGCGGAGGCCGTCGGCGTCGTCGAGGCGGTGGGCGTCGGCGTCGAGGGCGTCCACGAGGGCGACGAGGTGCTGCACGGGAAGGGCTGGCGCGAGGTGTCGCTCGTCGACGCCGCCGACGCGCGCGTGCTGGACACCTCCGTCGTGCCGGCCCAGACGTGGCTGGGCGTCCTCGGGACGACCGGGCTCACGGCGTACGTGGGCCTCCTCGACGTGGCCGGCTTCCGCGAGGGCGACGTCGTCCTCGTCTCCGGGGCCGCCGGCGCCGTCGGGTCGGTGGCCGGGCAGGTCGCGCGGCTCCGGGGGGCCTCGGCCGTCGTCGGCCTGGCCGGGACGCCGGAGAAGGTGCGCTGGCTGCTCGACGACGCCGGCTTCACCGCCGCGGCCGACTACCACGACGCCCCGCCGGAGCAGCTGCTCACCGACCTGCTGCCGGGCGGTGCGGACGTCTACTTCGACAACGTGGCCGGGCCGACGCTCGAGGCGGCCATCCCCCGGATGCGCACCCACGGCCGGATCGCCCTGTGCGGAGCCATCTCCGGGTACGGCTCGACGGACGAGCCGGCGGGGCCCAGCACCTTCCACCTGGCCCGCGGCAAGCGGCTCACGATGCGCGGCTTCCTCGTGGGCGACCACCTCGACCGCACGGACGCCTTCGTCGCCGACATGACGCGGTGGATCGCGGCCGGTGAGCTCGCCCACCGCGAGACCGTCGTCGACGGCGTCGAGGCCACCTACGAGGCGCTGCGCGGGCTCCTCGCCGGCGCCAACACCGGGAAGATGCTCGTCCGGCTCCCCTCCGGGGCCTGA
- the smpB gene encoding SsrA-binding protein SmpB, which produces MARAGHKTSTAKARRGDDGRSVVATNRRARHDYTLTDTWEAGLVLSGTEVKSLRAGRASLVDGFVSVERGEAWLEHVHIPEYTEGTWTNHPVRRRRKLLLHKLEIQKLDAKVREGGMTCIPLQLYFLGGRAKVEIALAEGKKHWDKRQTLRERQDTREAQRAISLRVRRGE; this is translated from the coding sequence GTGGCGAGGGCAGGGCACAAGACGTCGACGGCCAAGGCCCGGCGCGGTGACGACGGCCGGTCCGTCGTCGCCACCAACCGCCGCGCCCGCCACGACTACACGCTGACCGACACGTGGGAGGCCGGCCTCGTCCTCTCGGGCACCGAGGTGAAGTCGTTGCGCGCCGGGCGCGCCTCGCTCGTCGACGGCTTCGTCTCGGTCGAGCGGGGGGAGGCGTGGCTCGAGCACGTCCACATCCCCGAGTACACCGAGGGCACCTGGACCAACCACCCGGTGCGCCGGCGTCGCAAGCTCCTCCTGCACAAGCTGGAGATCCAGAAGCTCGACGCGAAGGTGCGCGAGGGCGGCATGACGTGCATCCCGCTGCAGCTGTACTTCCTCGGCGGGCGCGCGAAGGTCGAGATCGCCCTCGCCGAGGGCAAGAAGCACTGGGACAAGCGGCAGACGCTGCGCGAGCGCCAGGACACCCGGGAGGCGCAGCGCGCCATCTCGCTGCGCGTCCGGCGGGGGGAGTGA
- a CDS encoding LLM class flavin-dependent oxidoreductase, producing MADGTQRGGVELGITTFAETYPDPSTGTLVGHGERLRQVVAEVELAEQVGLDVYGVGEHHRADFAASSPAVVLAAAAARTSRIRLTSAVTVLSSDDPVRVHQDFATLDLLSQGRAEVIAGRGSFTESFPLFGYDLRDYDELFAEKLELLLAIRESGHSTGPVTWRGRHRPALRGAEVHPRTEGRPLPVWVGVGGNPESAVRTGLLGLPMALAIIGGQPARFAPLADLHRRALSEAGHDPQPLAVHAHGFVGDRTDAAADAYYPSYAVAMSKLGAERGWGDMTRGAFDQMRGPSGSLVLGDPQAVADKVLAMRASLGIDRFLLHVSVGTLPHDEVLRSIELLGTQVRPLVEAGLAAAR from the coding sequence GTGGCGGACGGGACGCAGCGGGGCGGCGTCGAGCTGGGCATCACCACCTTTGCCGAGACCTACCCGGACCCGTCGACGGGCACGCTCGTCGGCCACGGCGAGCGGCTCCGGCAGGTCGTCGCGGAGGTCGAGCTCGCCGAGCAGGTCGGGCTCGACGTCTACGGCGTGGGGGAGCACCACCGGGCCGACTTCGCGGCGTCGTCGCCCGCCGTCGTCCTCGCGGCGGCCGCGGCGCGGACGTCACGCATCCGGCTCACGAGCGCCGTCACCGTGCTGTCGTCGGACGACCCCGTCCGCGTGCACCAGGACTTCGCCACGCTCGACCTGCTGTCGCAGGGGCGGGCCGAGGTCATCGCCGGCCGCGGCTCGTTCACCGAGTCCTTCCCGCTCTTCGGGTACGACCTGCGCGACTACGACGAGCTCTTCGCCGAGAAGCTCGAGCTGCTGCTCGCGATCCGGGAGTCGGGGCACTCGACCGGCCCCGTCACGTGGCGCGGTCGCCACCGTCCCGCCCTCCGCGGCGCCGAGGTGCACCCGCGCACCGAGGGGCGCCCGCTGCCCGTGTGGGTGGGTGTCGGCGGCAACCCCGAGTCCGCCGTCCGGACCGGCCTGCTCGGCCTGCCGATGGCGCTCGCCATCATCGGGGGCCAGCCCGCACGCTTCGCCCCGCTGGCCGACCTCCACCGCCGGGCGCTCTCGGAGGCCGGGCACGACCCGCAGCCCCTGGCCGTGCACGCGCACGGCTTCGTCGGTGACCGGACGGACGCGGCGGCGGACGCGTACTACCCGTCCTACGCCGTCGCGATGTCGAAGCTCGGCGCCGAGCGCGGGTGGGGCGACATGACGCGCGGCGCCTTCGACCAGATGCGCGGGCCGTCGGGCTCGCTCGTGCTGGGCGACCCGCAGGCCGTCGCCGACAAGGTGCTCGCCATGCGGGCGTCGCTCGGCATCGACCGCTTCCTCCTCCACGTCAGCGTCGGGACGCTGCCGCACGACGAGGTGCTCCGGAGCATCGAGCTCCTGGGCACGCAGGTGCGCCCGCTCGTCGAGGCGGGGCTCGCCGCCGCGCGCTGA